In a single window of the Terrirubrum flagellatum genome:
- the metC gene encoding cystathionine beta-lyase, with product MRKYTPKELTRFNDRTRLVLAGRDPSDSFGFVNPPIVRGSTVLYPNMSDFMQRKARFMYGTRGNPTIEALETAVNSLEGGAGCVLVPTGLMACTLPLLACLNAGDHVLIPDSVYRPTRMFCDSMLKRMGIESSYYDPLIAGDVAKLFKANTRAIFTESPGSQTFEVQDIPAIVEAAHARDLVVLMDNTWATPLYFDAHAFGVDYAIQAGTKYLAGHSDVLIGTISARTPELYKKLRETWEQLGVLVGSEDAFLTLRGSRTLRVRLAEQEKAGLEMAQWLQARSEVAAVHYPALPEDPGHKLWKRDFTGASSLFAITLKPTSTQSVAAMLDGLELFGMGASWGGYESLALPFDCSAYRTATKWNAVGPNIRFHIGLEDVEDLKADLAAGFERLRATA from the coding sequence ATGCGCAAATACACGCCCAAAGAGCTCACCCGTTTCAACGATCGCACCCGCCTCGTGCTGGCGGGGCGCGATCCGTCCGACAGCTTCGGCTTCGTCAATCCGCCGATCGTGCGCGGCTCCACGGTTCTTTATCCGAACATGTCGGACTTCATGCAGCGCAAGGCGCGCTTCATGTACGGCACGCGCGGCAACCCGACGATCGAAGCGCTCGAAACGGCCGTGAACAGCCTTGAAGGCGGCGCCGGCTGCGTGCTCGTCCCGACCGGACTCATGGCCTGCACGCTGCCGCTGCTCGCATGCCTGAACGCGGGCGATCATGTGCTCATCCCCGACAGCGTCTATCGGCCGACGCGCATGTTCTGCGACAGCATGCTGAAGCGCATGGGCATCGAGAGCAGCTATTATGATCCGTTGATCGCAGGCGATGTCGCGAAACTGTTCAAGGCGAACACCAGGGCGATCTTCACGGAGTCGCCGGGCTCGCAGACTTTCGAGGTGCAGGACATTCCGGCGATCGTCGAAGCCGCGCACGCGCGCGACCTCGTCGTGCTGATGGACAACACCTGGGCCACGCCGCTCTATTTCGACGCGCACGCCTTCGGCGTCGATTATGCGATCCAGGCCGGCACGAAATATCTCGCCGGCCATTCCGACGTGCTCATCGGAACGATTTCGGCGCGCACGCCGGAGCTCTACAAAAAGCTGCGAGAGACATGGGAGCAGCTTGGCGTCCTCGTCGGCTCGGAAGACGCCTTTCTCACGCTGCGCGGCAGCCGCACGCTCCGCGTGCGCCTCGCCGAACAGGAAAAGGCCGGCCTCGAAATGGCGCAGTGGCTGCAGGCAAGGTCGGAGGTCGCCGCAGTGCACTATCCGGCGTTACCTGAAGATCCCGGCCATAAACTGTGGAAGCGCGATTTCACCGGCGCGTCGTCGTTGTTTGCGATCACGCTCAAGCCAACCTCGACCCAGAGCGTCGCGGCGATGCTGGACGGACTCGAACTCTTCGGCATGGGCGCGTCATGGGGCGGCTATGAGAGTCTCGCGCTGCCCTTCGACTGCTCGGCCTATCGCACGGCGACGAAATGGAATGCGGTTGGTCCCAACATCCGTTTCCATATCGGCCTTGAGGACGTCGAGGATCTCAAGGCCGACCTCGCCGCCGGATTTGAGAGATTGCGCGCAACCGCCTGA
- a CDS encoding amino acid ABC transporter substrate-binding protein codes for MKTTVIAGALATGMVALAFSAPAFAQATLAQVKQRGEFRCGIGTGLAGFNVQNDKGVWEGLDVDFCRAISAAIFNDPLKVKFISLSAKDRFTALQSGEVDMLVRNTTWTMSRDTQLGLNFGPVNYYDGQGFMVKKKLGVNSALKLDGASVCVQQGTTTELNLADYFRANKIKYESVVFADNDATIKAYDSGRCDAFTTDASGLYAERLKMNNPDENIVLPEIISKEPLGPSVRHGDDQWFDIMKWVHYAMLTAEELGVTQANVDQMLKSENPEIKRLLGTEGKFGETVGLTNDWAYRVIKLVGNYGETFEKNVGSGSRLKIARGINALWNKGGLQYAPPIR; via the coding sequence ATGAAAACAACTGTTATTGCAGGCGCGCTGGCGACCGGGATGGTGGCGCTGGCGTTTTCTGCGCCGGCCTTCGCTCAGGCGACTCTGGCGCAGGTGAAACAACGCGGCGAGTTCAGGTGCGGCATCGGCACCGGCCTCGCGGGCTTCAACGTGCAGAACGACAAGGGCGTTTGGGAAGGCCTCGACGTCGATTTCTGCCGGGCCATTTCGGCGGCGATATTCAATGATCCGCTCAAGGTGAAGTTCATCTCGCTGTCGGCGAAGGATCGTTTCACCGCGCTGCAATCGGGCGAAGTCGACATGCTGGTGCGCAACACCACCTGGACGATGTCGCGCGACACGCAGCTCGGCCTCAACTTCGGTCCGGTCAACTACTATGATGGCCAGGGCTTCATGGTGAAGAAGAAGCTCGGCGTGAATTCGGCGCTGAAGCTCGACGGCGCCTCGGTCTGTGTGCAGCAGGGCACGACGACCGAACTCAATCTCGCCGACTATTTCCGCGCCAACAAGATCAAATACGAATCCGTCGTGTTCGCCGACAACGATGCGACCATCAAGGCTTATGATTCCGGTCGCTGCGACGCCTTCACCACGGACGCGTCCGGCCTCTACGCCGAACGCCTCAAGATGAACAATCCCGACGAGAACATCGTGCTGCCCGAGATCATCTCGAAGGAGCCGCTCGGACCGTCGGTTCGCCATGGCGACGATCAGTGGTTCGACATCATGAAATGGGTCCACTACGCCATGCTGACGGCTGAAGAACTCGGCGTAACGCAGGCCAATGTCGACCAGATGCTGAAGTCCGAGAACCCTGAAATCAAGCGTCTGCTCGGCACTGAAGGCAAGTTCGGCGAGACCGTCGGCCTCACGAACGACTGGGCCTATCGCGTCATCAAACTGGTCGGCAATTACGGCGAGACATTCGAAAAGAATGTCGGTTCGGGCTCGCGCCTGAAGATCGCTCGCGGCATCAACGCGCTCTGGAACAAGGGCGGCCTGCAATACGCCCCTCCAATTCGCTGA
- a CDS encoding DUF2336 domain-containing protein, with the protein MQLIEELSKLSDETSSDRRRELLRKVTDLFLSNNNYAEQQVGFFNDIMTMVADSVTTEVRAEFADRIADRSDAPLSLIERLASDDLQVASPILRRSPVLTDDKLAAIASTSSQDHLLAISNRQQISEIITDVLVRRGDQRVVRNVAGNQGARFSQTGFGELVRKAEGDQELQMRLVARQDLPAETVEKLLPQLSEQLVVKLAEAGYDKDGRLPAAILRKVRQKLHDAMVFRDEERRKLDAMVDLMKTGAVKLPDLVQDLATEDRIHDLAYVLSRVSGLDLSLCGSALFNPPHEPVVLLLRSQFLPWPAFAAVSAMRARKLGDVYRDDPRLEYIYNDLKPSDAQRSLRFIKISSSVGSAAPPVSGAATAA; encoded by the coding sequence ATGCAGTTGATCGAAGAATTGTCCAAGCTGTCGGATGAGACGTCGTCGGATCGTCGCCGGGAGCTGCTTCGCAAGGTCACGGACCTTTTCCTTTCAAACAACAATTACGCCGAGCAGCAGGTCGGTTTCTTCAACGACATCATGACCATGGTCGCCGACAGCGTGACAACCGAGGTCCGGGCTGAGTTCGCCGACCGCATCGCTGATCGTAGCGATGCGCCCCTGTCGCTCATCGAAAGACTCGCCAGCGACGACCTCCAGGTCGCGTCGCCTATTCTGCGCCGCTCTCCAGTGCTGACTGACGACAAGCTGGCCGCGATCGCTTCGACCTCTTCTCAGGACCATCTGCTCGCCATTTCAAACCGTCAGCAGATATCAGAGATCATCACCGACGTGCTGGTGCGACGCGGCGACCAGCGCGTCGTCCGCAACGTGGCGGGCAATCAGGGCGCGCGCTTTTCGCAAACCGGTTTCGGCGAACTGGTGCGCAAGGCGGAAGGCGATCAGGAATTGCAGATGCGGCTCGTCGCCCGCCAGGATCTGCCGGCGGAGACGGTCGAAAAGCTGCTGCCGCAGCTCTCGGAACAGCTCGTCGTGAAGCTCGCCGAGGCAGGCTACGACAAGGACGGCAGGCTGCCCGCCGCCATCCTGCGCAAGGTGCGTCAGAAACTCCATGACGCCATGGTGTTCCGGGACGAGGAGCGCCGGAAACTCGACGCGATGGTCGATCTGATGAAGACCGGCGCCGTGAAGTTGCCCGATCTGGTGCAGGACCTCGCGACCGAAGATCGTATCCACGATCTCGCCTATGTCCTGTCGCGCGTCTCGGGGCTTGATCTCTCGCTCTGCGGTTCGGCGCTTTTCAATCCGCCTCACGAGCCGGTCGTGCTGCTGCTTCGCTCGCAGTTCCTGCCTTGGCCGGCTTTCGCAGCGGTTTCAGCGATGCGGGCGCGGAAGCTGGGCGACGTCTATCGCGACGACCCGCGGCTCGAATATATCTACAACGATCTGAAGCCGAGCGACGCGCAGCGCTCATTGCGCTTCATCAAGATTTCGAGCTCCGTCGGCAGCGCCGCGCCGCCTGTGAGCGGTGCGGCGACGGCGGCCTAA
- a CDS encoding amino acid ABC transporter permease, translating into MPASSVGYLRSSFVEPSPAPTSETGAIGWMRANLFSSVASTVLTILAIAFVVWIVPSILKFLLVDAVWNGEDREACLSKNGVEVGACWAFVKARFAYFMYGQYPIEQRWRVDLTGILGVIGAVWMLWPRVPQKGIGALYFFVFLPIAAFILLSGANWLGLPTVPTNLWGGLLVTLVISTVGIVFSLPLGIALALGRRSKLPIVKFFSVVFIEFVRGVPLITVLFMANVMLPLFLPEGFRPDNLLRVLIGVALFSAAYMAETVRGGLQAMPKGQYEGAMALGLNYPQMMSLIILPQALKIVIPGIVNTFIGLFKDTSLVSIVGIFDMLKTVEVSLVDPKWATPVSRASGYAFAALIYFIFCFGMSRYSIWMEKRLSTGHKR; encoded by the coding sequence ATGCCTGCCTCCTCCGTGGGGTATCTTCGCTCCTCGTTCGTCGAACCGTCGCCGGCTCCAACTTCGGAAACCGGCGCGATCGGATGGATGCGCGCGAACCTGTTCTCGTCGGTTGCGAGCACGGTCCTTACCATCCTCGCGATCGCGTTCGTAGTCTGGATCGTTCCCTCGATCCTCAAATTCCTCCTCGTTGATGCGGTCTGGAACGGCGAAGACCGTGAAGCCTGCCTGTCCAAGAACGGCGTGGAGGTCGGCGCCTGCTGGGCTTTCGTGAAGGCGCGCTTTGCCTACTTCATGTACGGCCAATATCCGATCGAGCAGCGCTGGCGCGTCGATCTCACCGGCATTCTCGGCGTCATCGGCGCCGTGTGGATGCTCTGGCCGCGCGTGCCGCAGAAAGGAATCGGCGCGCTTTACTTCTTCGTCTTCCTGCCGATCGCAGCCTTCATCCTTCTCTCAGGCGCCAACTGGCTGGGCCTGCCGACCGTTCCCACCAATCTCTGGGGCGGCCTGTTGGTCACACTGGTGATCTCGACCGTCGGCATCGTCTTTTCGCTGCCGCTCGGGATCGCGCTTGCGCTCGGACGACGCTCGAAGCTGCCGATCGTGAAATTCTTCTCGGTCGTCTTCATCGAGTTCGTGCGCGGCGTACCGCTCATCACGGTGCTGTTCATGGCGAACGTGATGTTGCCGCTCTTCCTTCCCGAAGGCTTCCGGCCGGACAATCTGCTGCGCGTGCTGATCGGCGTCGCGCTGTTCTCCGCCGCCTATATGGCGGAGACGGTGCGCGGCGGTCTGCAGGCGATGCCGAAGGGCCAGTATGAAGGCGCCATGGCGCTAGGGCTCAACTATCCCCAGATGATGTCGCTGATTATCCTGCCGCAGGCGCTGAAGATCGTCATTCCCGGCATCGTCAACACCTTCATCGGGCTGTTCAAGGATACCTCGCTCGTCTCGATCGTCGGCATCTTCGACATGCTGAAGACGGTCGAGGTGAGCCTCGTCGATCCCAAATGGGCGACTCCGGTGTCGCGCGCGTCAGGCTACGCGTTCGCGGCGCTGATCTATTTCATCTTTTGTTTCGGCATGTCGCGCTACTCCATCTGGATGGAGAAGCGGCTGTCGACGGGTCACAAGCGATAA
- a CDS encoding amino acid ABC transporter substrate-binding protein produces MAPAFAQSTLAQVKQRGGLNCGSSQGVPGFSIPDEKGYWTGLDVSYCRAISAAIFNDPNKVKFVPLTSKDRFTAVQSGEVDVLVSTATWTMTRDTALGMNFGPVNYYDGQGFMVRKKLGVDSAKKLEGASVCVTQGTTTELNLADYFRSNKMKYEAVVFSATDESIKAYDSGRCDVYTTDSSGLYAQRLKLVNAEEHIVLPEIISKEPLAPAVRHGDDQWFDLVKWTHYAMLTAEELGVSKANVDEMLKSENPEIKRLLGTEGKFGETIGLTNDWAYRIIKQVGNYGEVFEANVGSGSRLKIARGVNALWSKGGLQYAPPIR; encoded by the coding sequence ATGGCGCCGGCCTTCGCGCAGTCGACGCTGGCGCAGGTGAAGCAGCGCGGCGGCCTGAATTGCGGGTCGAGCCAGGGCGTCCCCGGTTTCAGCATTCCCGACGAGAAGGGTTACTGGACCGGCCTCGACGTCAGCTATTGTCGCGCGATTTCCGCGGCGATCTTTAACGATCCGAACAAGGTGAAGTTCGTGCCGCTGACCTCGAAGGACCGCTTTACGGCCGTCCAGTCAGGCGAGGTCGACGTGCTCGTCAGCACCGCGACCTGGACGATGACGCGCGACACGGCGCTCGGCATGAATTTCGGGCCGGTGAATTATTATGATGGCCAGGGCTTCATGGTGCGCAAAAAGCTCGGCGTCGACTCCGCGAAGAAACTCGAGGGAGCGTCAGTCTGCGTCACGCAGGGCACCACGACTGAACTCAACCTCGCCGACTACTTCCGCTCGAACAAAATGAAATACGAGGCGGTGGTGTTTTCCGCGACGGATGAATCGATCAAAGCCTATGATTCCGGCCGCTGCGACGTCTACACGACGGACTCCTCGGGCCTCTATGCGCAGCGTCTCAAGCTGGTGAACGCCGAAGAGCATATAGTGCTGCCCGAAATCATTTCGAAAGAACCGTTGGCGCCGGCGGTCCGTCATGGCGACGATCAGTGGTTCGACCTTGTGAAATGGACCCACTACGCCATGCTGACGGCGGAAGAGCTCGGAGTGAGTAAGGCGAATGTGGACGAGATGCTGAAATCGGAGAATCCCGAGATCAAGCGCCTGCTCGGAACCGAAGGCAAGTTCGGTGAGACTATTGGCCTGACGAACGACTGGGCCTATCGCATCATCAAACAAGTGGGGAATTACGGCGAGGTCTTCGAGGCGAATGTGGGCTCAGGCTCGCGCCTCAAGATCGCGCGGGGAGTCAACGCGCTGTGGAGCAAGGGCGGACTGCAATACGCGCCGCCGATCCGCTGA
- a CDS encoding multidrug efflux SMR transporter: MNYLYLAIAIVAEVIGTSALSASNGFTRLAPSALTAVCFAIAFYFVSLAMRSIPVGVVYATWSGVGIVLITAVAWVWFKQMLDWPAIVGIAMIVAGVVIVNAFSNLSAH, encoded by the coding sequence ATGAATTACCTCTATCTCGCGATCGCCATTGTCGCCGAAGTCATCGGCACATCGGCGTTGAGCGCATCGAACGGCTTCACGCGTCTCGCGCCCTCGGCGCTGACGGCGGTCTGCTTCGCGATCGCTTTTTATTTTGTCTCGCTCGCGATGCGTTCCATTCCCGTCGGCGTCGTCTACGCCACATGGTCTGGCGTCGGCATTGTGCTGATCACCGCTGTGGCCTGGGTCTGGTTCAAGCAGATGCTCGACTGGCCGGCCATTGTTGGAATCGCGATGATCGTCGCCGGCGTCGTCATCGTGAACGCGTTCTCGAACCTGTCGGCTCACTAG
- a CDS encoding amino acid ABC transporter substrate-binding protein, whose protein sequence is MKRILIGAALALSAVVAASSASAQATLNQVKARGQLACGANTGLAGFGMPDDKGNWVGLDVEYCRAIAAAIFNDPTKVKFSPLSAKDRFTALQSGEVDVLVRNTTWSMSRDTQLGFNFGAVNYFDGQGFMVRKKLNVSSAMELSGASICVQQGTTTELNLADYFRANKMKYEPVVFAAADETVKAYDSGRCDAFTTDASGLYAERLKLTNPNDHIVLPEIISKEPLGPAVRHGDDQWFDLVKWVHYAMLTAEELGVTKANVDQMLKSENPEIKRLLGTEGKYGESIGLTNDWAYRIIKHVGNYGESFDRTVGSGSALKIARGINALWSKGGLQYAPPIR, encoded by the coding sequence ATGAAACGCATCCTTATTGGCGCCGCGCTTGCCCTCAGCGCGGTCGTCGCGGCGTCGTCAGCCTCCGCGCAGGCGACGCTCAACCAGGTCAAGGCGCGCGGCCAACTGGCTTGCGGCGCCAACACCGGTCTCGCGGGCTTCGGAATGCCCGACGACAAGGGAAACTGGGTCGGCCTCGACGTCGAATATTGCCGCGCCATTGCGGCGGCGATCTTCAATGATCCGACCAAGGTGAAATTCTCGCCGCTCTCCGCCAAGGATCGCTTCACGGCGTTGCAGTCGGGCGAGGTCGACGTGCTTGTGCGCAACACAACCTGGTCGATGTCGCGCGACACCCAGCTCGGATTTAATTTCGGCGCGGTGAATTATTTTGACGGCCAGGGCTTCATGGTGCGCAAGAAGCTCAACGTGTCGTCGGCGATGGAGCTCTCGGGCGCGTCGATCTGCGTGCAGCAGGGCACGACCACCGAACTCAATCTCGCCGATTATTTCCGCGCCAACAAAATGAAATATGAGCCGGTGGTGTTCGCCGCCGCGGACGAGACGGTGAAAGCCTACGACTCCGGCCGCTGCGACGCCTTCACTACTGACGCCTCGGGCCTCTACGCCGAACGCCTGAAGCTCACCAATCCGAACGACCACATCGTGCTGCCCGAGATCATCTCGAAGGAGCCCCTCGGACCGGCGGTTCGCCATGGCGACGACCAGTGGTTCGATCTGGTGAAATGGGTGCATTACGCCATGCTGACCGCCGAGGAGCTCGGCGTCACGAAGGCCAATGTCGACCAGATGCTGAAGTCGGAGAATCCCGAGATCAAGCGGCTGCTTGGCACCGAAGGCAAATATGGCGAGTCGATCGGCCTGACCAACGACTGGGCCTATCGCATCATCAAGCATGTGGGGAACTACGGCGAATCCTTCGACCGGACGGTCGGCTCGGGCTCGGCGCTCAAGATCGCGCGCGGCATCAACGCGCTTTGGTCGAAAGGCGGATTGCAATACGCGCCGCCGATCCGGTGA
- a CDS encoding amino acid ABC transporter permease, whose translation MSLAIEGAPQEKASLLYDPKVRGIAWQVILFVIIGFVVYEAYSNAVENLQKAKIASGFGFWDVISGFDIGQHLIDYSAATGTYGRAFWVGLLNTLLVAVIGCVLATFLGFTVGVARLSHNWVVAKIATVYVELIRNVPLLLQLLIWYNAVLKPLPNPRDSFKFFGDSFALNNRGLYVPEPTFLPAFSAVSWTLLGGILASILFRLWAKKQQALTGRQYPIGLVALALIVVLPGLVFLVMGRPVEFSYPALQGFNLRGGTQIYPEFVALLVGLVTYTAAFIAEIVRAGILSVSKGQTEAAHALGIRNGPTLKLVIIPQALRVIIPPLTSNYLNLTKNSSLAVAIGYPDLVQVFMGTVLNQTGQAIEVIAITMLVYLTISLTTATFMNWYNSRKALVER comes from the coding sequence ATGAGTTTGGCCATCGAAGGCGCGCCGCAGGAAAAAGCGTCGCTGCTATATGACCCGAAGGTGAGGGGAATCGCCTGGCAGGTCATTCTTTTCGTCATTATCGGATTTGTCGTCTACGAAGCCTATTCGAACGCCGTCGAGAATCTTCAGAAGGCGAAGATCGCCTCCGGCTTCGGCTTCTGGGACGTCATCTCTGGGTTCGATATCGGTCAGCATCTGATCGACTACAGCGCGGCGACCGGCACCTATGGCAGGGCCTTCTGGGTCGGCCTTCTCAATACGTTGCTTGTCGCCGTCATTGGCTGCGTGCTCGCGACGTTTCTGGGCTTCACTGTCGGCGTCGCCCGCCTGTCGCACAACTGGGTCGTGGCGAAGATCGCGACGGTCTATGTCGAGCTGATCCGCAATGTGCCGCTGCTGCTGCAACTGCTGATCTGGTATAACGCGGTGCTGAAGCCGCTGCCCAATCCGCGCGACTCCTTCAAGTTTTTCGGCGACAGCTTCGCGCTCAACAATCGCGGCCTCTATGTCCCCGAGCCGACCTTCCTGCCGGCCTTTTCGGCCGTTTCCTGGACGCTTCTCGGCGGCATTCTCGCCTCGATCCTGTTCCGGCTCTGGGCGAAGAAGCAACAGGCGCTGACCGGCCGGCAATATCCGATCGGGCTTGTCGCGCTGGCGCTCATCGTCGTGCTGCCCGGCCTTGTGTTTCTCGTGATGGGACGGCCGGTGGAGTTCTCCTATCCCGCGCTGCAGGGCTTCAACCTGCGCGGCGGCACGCAGATCTATCCCGAATTCGTCGCGCTGCTCGTCGGCCTCGTGACCTATACGGCCGCCTTCATCGCCGAGATCGTGCGTGCTGGCATCCTGTCGGTGAGCAAGGGGCAAACGGAAGCCGCGCATGCGCTCGGCATTCGCAACGGCCCGACGCTCAAGCTGGTGATCATCCCGCAGGCCCTGCGCGTGATCATCCCGCCGCTGACCTCGAATTATCTCAACCTGACGAAGAATTCGTCGCTCGCGGTCGCGATCGGCTATCCCGATCTCGTACAGGTGTTCATGGGCACGGTGCTGAACCAGACCGGTCAGGCCATCGAGGTCATCGCGATCACCATGCTGGTCTATCTCACGATCAGCCTGACGACGGCGACCTTCATGAACTGGTATAATTCGCGCAAGGCGCTGGTGGAGAGGTGA
- a CDS encoding M81 family metallopeptidase: MSLRLALGGFMHESHSFAPHPADYEAFLTPAGFPPLSAGAEMLGALEGTSVAAAGMLARARAAGDEIVPLIWCFASPSGPVTDRAFEMIAGEMLSRLARAHREKPFDGVLIELHGAMVTPQFPDAEGELLRRVRATVGDNVPVVASLDPHVNLTALMVEASDALTPYRTYPHVDMRETGERAYDLLMRRRALGRPFAKAFRAIDYLTPITSQCTLVEPMKGLMAERARLGLRNDIAELALAFGFPYADFEGCSPALACYGDDQSSVDATIDALKAAYDANEPAFAGGVASAAEGVARAIRIAATATKPVVLADTQDNPGGGGHGDTTGLLAELIAQGASGVAFGLINDPESAVACHAAGEGARLRLALGGRSVPPPLDVEVNVIRLSDGRYVNQGPMTKGNRSDLGPTALVEVAPGLLVVVVSRKTQAYDRMLFRHLGVEPEAQKIVALKSSVHFRADFEPIAAEVIVVAAPGPVIADPSGLPFTRLRAGVRLKPRKPA; the protein is encoded by the coding sequence ATGTCGCTACGTCTCGCCCTCGGCGGCTTCATGCATGAAAGCCATTCCTTCGCGCCGCATCCGGCCGACTATGAAGCGTTCCTGACGCCGGCCGGATTTCCCCCGCTCAGCGCCGGCGCTGAAATGCTTGGCGCGCTCGAGGGAACTTCAGTGGCGGCCGCCGGCATGCTGGCGCGGGCGAGGGCGGCGGGCGACGAGATCGTGCCGTTGATCTGGTGCTTCGCCTCGCCTTCCGGACCGGTCACTGATCGCGCCTTTGAGATGATCGCCGGCGAGATGCTGTCGCGCCTCGCGCGCGCCCATCGCGAGAAGCCGTTCGACGGCGTGCTGATCGAACTGCATGGCGCAATGGTCACGCCGCAATTCCCGGACGCGGAAGGCGAGCTTCTGCGCCGCGTCCGCGCGACCGTTGGCGACAATGTTCCCGTCGTCGCTTCGCTCGATCCGCATGTGAATCTCACCGCCCTGATGGTCGAGGCGAGCGATGCGCTGACGCCCTATCGCACCTATCCCCATGTCGACATGCGCGAGACAGGCGAGCGCGCTTACGATCTCCTCATGCGTCGGCGGGCGCTGGGGCGTCCTTTCGCCAAAGCGTTCCGGGCGATCGACTATCTCACGCCGATCACGTCCCAATGCACGCTGGTTGAACCGATGAAGGGGCTGATGGCGGAGCGCGCGCGGCTTGGCCTGCGCAACGACATCGCCGAACTCGCGCTCGCCTTCGGATTTCCTTACGCGGACTTTGAAGGCTGCAGCCCCGCGCTCGCCTGCTATGGCGACGACCAGTCCTCGGTCGACGCGACCATCGATGCTTTGAAGGCCGCCTATGACGCCAATGAACCCGCCTTCGCCGGCGGCGTCGCCTCAGCCGCCGAGGGCGTGGCGCGCGCCATCCGGATCGCCGCGACGGCGACGAAGCCCGTGGTGCTGGCCGACACTCAGGACAATCCGGGCGGCGGCGGCCATGGCGACACGACGGGCTTACTGGCCGAACTGATTGCTCAGGGCGCGAGCGGCGTCGCCTTCGGTCTCATCAATGATCCGGAGTCGGCTGTGGCCTGTCACGCCGCGGGCGAGGGCGCGCGCCTCAGGCTGGCGCTGGGCGGCCGGTCGGTCCCGCCTCCGCTCGACGTCGAAGTAAATGTCATCCGGCTGTCTGACGGCCGCTACGTCAATCAGGGGCCGATGACGAAAGGCAACAGGTCGGACCTCGGCCCGACGGCGCTCGTGGAGGTCGCGCCCGGCCTGCTCGTGGTCGTCGTGTCGCGCAAGACGCAGGCCTATGACCGGATGCTGTTTCGCCATCTCGGCGTGGAGCCGGAGGCGCAGAAGATCGTCGCGCTGAAATCGAGCGTGCATTTCCGCGCCGATTTCGAGCCAATCGCGGCTGAAGTGATCGTTGTGGCCGCGCCGGGGCCGGTGATCGCCGATCCCTCAGGGCTTCCATTTACGCGGCTCAGGGCCGGCGTCAGGCTGAAACCCCGCAAGCCCGCATGA
- a CDS encoding amino acid ABC transporter ATP-binding protein, with protein MVGVNKWYGDFHVLRDINLTVQRGERIVICGPSGSGKSTMIRCINRLEEHQKGRIVVDGIELTNDLKRIDEIRREVGMVFQHFNLFPHLTILENLTLAPIWVKKMPKKEAEEIAMHYLKRVRIPEQAAKYPGQLSGGQQQRVAIARSLCMNPKIMLFDEPTSALDPEMVKEVLETMVSLAQEGMTMLCVTHEMGFARQVANRVIFMDAGQIVEMNKPDEFFKNPQHERTKLFLSQILH; from the coding sequence ATGGTCGGCGTGAACAAATGGTATGGCGACTTCCACGTGCTGCGCGATATCAATCTGACCGTGCAGCGCGGCGAGCGTATCGTCATCTGCGGACCTTCGGGCTCCGGCAAATCGACGATGATTCGCTGCATCAACCGGCTGGAGGAGCATCAGAAGGGACGCATCGTCGTCGACGGCATTGAGCTCACCAATGACCTCAAGCGGATCGATGAGATCCGCCGCGAGGTCGGCATGGTGTTCCAGCACTTCAATCTGTTCCCGCATTTGACGATCCTTGAGAATCTCACGCTCGCTCCGATCTGGGTGAAGAAGATGCCCAAGAAGGAAGCGGAAGAGATTGCGATGCATTATCTCAAGCGCGTCCGCATTCCCGAGCAGGCCGCGAAATATCCGGGCCAGCTCTCGGGCGGGCAGCAGCAGCGCGTCGCCATTGCGCGCTCGCTCTGCATGAATCCGAAGATCATGCTGTTCGACGAGCCGACCTCGGCGCTCGATCCGGAAATGGTCAAGGAAGTGCTTGAGACCATGGTCAGCCTCGCGCAGGAAGGCATGACCATGCTCTGCGTGACGCACGAGATGGGCTTCGCCCGTCAGGTCGCCAACCGCGTTATCTTCATGGATGCGGGCCAGATCGTCGAGATGAACAAGCCCGACGAATTCTTCAAGAATCCGCAGCACGAGCGCACGAAGCTCTTCCTCAGCCAGATTCTGCATTGA